One bacterium genomic region harbors:
- a CDS encoding energy transducer TonB, with the protein MGWPGGPPAQRAAFGSQEDRTKVHVTLPYDNLPPPPSLEYAEPPRMPEGIPGKGDLGEIPMPVPDKYAEANTIPDARVRGVGPFLDPGSRLTVETPGAAVAGPVSASPERIEIVPTSKAPAIIYRSRPAYPDIARDSRVEGDVVLLIYIDAQGDVRNAVVQSSPGLPALGEAATEAAYKCKFKAAEQQGVPVGVWYSLVMQFRL; encoded by the coding sequence GTGGGATGGCCCGGCGGCCCCCCGGCCCAACGGGCCGCTTTCGGCTCCCAAGAAGACCGCACGAAGGTCCACGTAACGCTGCCGTACGATAACCTTCCGCCGCCGCCGTCGCTCGAGTACGCCGAGCCGCCGCGTATGCCCGAGGGAATCCCCGGTAAGGGCGACTTGGGCGAAATACCTATGCCGGTGCCCGACAAGTACGCGGAGGCCAATACTATCCCCGACGCCCGCGTCCGTGGCGTCGGCCCGTTCCTAGACCCCGGCAGCCGCTTGACCGTGGAAACGCCGGGCGCGGCCGTAGCGGGGCCCGTGTCGGCATCGCCGGAACGTATAGAAATCGTTCCTACCTCCAAAGCGCCGGCTATAATATACCGGAGCCGCCCGGCGTACCCGGACATTGCCCGCGATTCCCGCGTGGAAGGGGACGTCGTACTCCTGATTTACATAGACGCGCAAGGCGACGTCCGGAACGCCGTCGTCCAATCGTCGCCGGGCCTGCCGGCGTTGGGGGAAGCGGCGACGGAGGCTGCGTATAAGTGCAAGTTCAAGGCCGCGGAACAACAGGGCGTGCCGGTAGGCGTCTGGTACAGCCTGGTAATGCAGTTCCGACTTTAA
- a CDS encoding carboxypeptidase-like regulatory domain-containing protein: MRLRDEIIVLSVLASAAAALGQSEPERYASREFGIYFDVPAGWTLDRKPTDGLVALSDSLALLKITVAAQIMPKKIDVREFADRLERERGLAAKGAAVAGLVGDAAFAEAKRDVLKPFAYDDTERVDKAREKYEKAEAQRPVDLAGDERGEPGAIPDERRFLAEMTTRLYEAEGRPVTQLIFYVIGGGVGYTVTVAAARDDFYAALPLGHDAVAAMKLDKLSGGRYALPDAKAVAAAKRGIIMGKVLSNGSAVGGAAVNLYADAASYAKGVPSHRARSNGYGEYTITHLDAGRYYLLEVYGVSDEGERVRSVQPITNIDVVEGRIVFVNIEVSRVQ; this comes from the coding sequence GTGCGGTTACGCGATGAAATAATCGTCTTATCGGTGCTGGCCTCGGCGGCGGCCGCTCTAGGCCAATCCGAGCCCGAGCGTTACGCCAGCCGCGAGTTCGGTATCTATTTCGACGTCCCGGCCGGTTGGACGCTCGACCGTAAGCCGACGGACGGCCTCGTGGCGTTGAGCGATTCGCTGGCCCTTTTGAAAATTACGGTCGCGGCGCAAATAATGCCGAAGAAAATCGACGTACGCGAATTCGCGGACCGGCTCGAGCGAGAGCGGGGGCTCGCGGCCAAGGGGGCGGCCGTTGCCGGCCTCGTCGGCGACGCGGCGTTCGCCGAGGCGAAACGCGACGTTTTGAAACCCTTCGCCTACGACGATACCGAAAGGGTCGATAAGGCCCGAGAGAAATACGAAAAGGCCGAAGCCCAAAGGCCGGTCGATTTGGCCGGCGACGAGCGCGGCGAACCGGGCGCGATACCCGACGAACGCCGGTTCTTGGCGGAGATGACCACCAGGCTTTACGAGGCCGAAGGCCGCCCCGTCACGCAATTAATATTTTACGTCATAGGCGGGGGCGTCGGTTATACCGTAACCGTCGCCGCGGCGCGGGACGATTTTTACGCCGCGCTGCCGCTGGGCCACGACGCCGTAGCCGCCATGAAACTCGATAAACTCTCCGGCGGGCGGTACGCCCTCCCCGACGCCAAGGCGGTGGCGGCCGCCAAAAGAGGGATTATAATGGGCAAAGTGCTGAGTAACGGCAGCGCCGTCGGCGGGGCCGCGGTAAATTTATACGCCGACGCCGCCTCCTACGCCAAAGGGGTGCCGTCGCACCGCGCCCGCTCGAACGGTTACGGCGAATATACGATAACGCACCTCGACGCCGGCCGTTATTACCTGCTGGAAGTCTACGGCGTATCCGACGAGGGTGAGCGCGTGCGTTCCGTACAACCGATAACCAATATCGACGTCGTCGAAGGGAGGATAGTCTTCGTAAATATCGAGGTTTCCCGAGTACAATAA
- the lpxK gene encoding tetraacyldisaccharide 4'-kinase yields MARAPALYETHRALTRNVLARFLLRPPAWVWQGVAAARRFLYRKNVFNVRRLSRPVVGVGNLALGGAGKTPFVIFLAQYLINHGADVAIVARGYGRDAKGRVVVRRGGDVIKVGESRVGDEALMTARALPQATVIVDEDRADAAEWAIKTFGAQIILLDDAFQNRGVRKDLNFLLLEARRPPGPTFPAGYYREGPAAAAEADLIVFTKCREGDYRDRWRKLLNRLGVTAPQVEVQFSPAYLRPLNRDERLSLNKLEGAKVLAFAGIADFEHFAEDLAEAGAVVARRRPFPDHRRFTHADLADAEGTALVAGCDFLVTTAKDEARLEGWRPSVLTYVLEQSVEIRSNFDVLNDFLDRIISSLRLRENPGDEG; encoded by the coding sequence ATGGCCCGGGCGCCGGCTCTCTACGAGACGCACCGCGCTTTGACGCGCAACGTACTAGCGAGGTTTTTACTCAGGCCGCCGGCGTGGGTCTGGCAGGGGGTCGCGGCGGCGCGTCGTTTCTTATATCGTAAGAACGTGTTCAACGTACGCAGGTTGTCCCGGCCCGTCGTCGGCGTCGGCAACCTCGCCCTGGGCGGCGCGGGCAAAACTCCCTTCGTAATATTCCTCGCTCAATACCTCATCAACCACGGCGCCGACGTGGCCATCGTCGCGCGCGGGTACGGCCGAGACGCGAAGGGGCGGGTCGTCGTTCGCCGCGGCGGCGACGTTATCAAGGTTGGGGAGAGCAGGGTGGGTGACGAGGCGCTAATGACGGCGCGCGCCCTCCCCCAGGCTACGGTTATCGTGGACGAGGACCGCGCGGACGCCGCGGAGTGGGCGATTAAGACCTTCGGCGCCCAGATAATCCTCCTCGACGACGCGTTCCAGAACCGGGGCGTTAGGAAGGATTTGAATTTCCTTTTGCTCGAGGCGAGGCGGCCCCCCGGGCCGACCTTTCCGGCCGGCTATTATCGGGAAGGGCCCGCCGCGGCGGCCGAGGCGGACCTCATCGTATTCACCAAATGCCGCGAGGGGGACTACCGAGACCGTTGGCGTAAATTGTTGAACAGATTAGGCGTAACCGCGCCCCAGGTGGAAGTACAATTCTCGCCCGCTTACCTTCGGCCTTTGAACCGCGACGAACGCCTTTCGTTAAACAAACTCGAGGGCGCTAAGGTCTTGGCCTTCGCCGGCATAGCCGATTTCGAACATTTCGCCGAGGACCTCGCCGAAGCGGGCGCGGTCGTCGCGCGGCGCAGGCCCTTCCCCGACCACCGGCGCTTCACGCACGCCGACCTCGCCGACGCCGAGGGCACGGCGTTGGTGGCGGGGTGCGACTTCCTGGTTACGACCGCCAAGGACGAAGCCCGGCTCGAGGGTTGGCGGCCGTCCGTACTCACGTACGTGCTCGAGCAATCGGTGGAGATACGGTCCAACTTCGACGTGCTCAACGATTTTTTGGACCGGATAATTTCGTCTTTACGGCTTCGGGAAAATCCGGGTGACGAAGGTTAA
- a CDS encoding glycosyltransferase N-terminal domain-containing protein, translating to MAGLRQSSGGGGSTRWGGRFRLAFLFYNLLLHVSFALLWLPALALREFRGRFFKRLGFRIPRVNKSVWLHAPSVGEALAVRSFVEEFRRVFPGYEIVLTTFTSGGRQVAKQVAADHHLALPFDLYPSVAATVRNLKPALVLLVEGDYWPNLLFVLARRGVPVGVVNGRFTARSLGGYRRARWLFGPLFRNLKFVCAAEEEYRGRYEAMGVDEGNVAVTGNLKYDNYETAARPDVAALIAEALGNPRRDDVLVAASTHAGEEEMVSDVYLRLREERENLKLFVAPRYPARAGEVAALLARKGIDAARRTQLPAGGPADAVVLDTLGELGGLYPLGAVAIIGGSFVPRGGQNMMEAAYHGCVTLWGPHVENFPLETARLAGRGGVRVRDEAELMKALKDIYANAQVRGVLGDEAAAVAREMMGASKRSIAVIRRYLEGSQS from the coding sequence GTGGCCGGGCTTCGCCAATCATCCGGAGGCGGAGGAAGTACGCGGTGGGGTGGGCGGTTCCGGCTCGCGTTTTTATTTTATAATTTACTGCTTCACGTTTCGTTCGCGCTTCTGTGGTTGCCGGCGTTGGCGCTGCGTGAGTTTCGCGGGAGGTTCTTCAAGCGCCTCGGCTTTCGCATTCCGCGCGTCAACAAGTCCGTTTGGCTTCACGCTCCCTCGGTGGGGGAGGCGCTCGCGGTACGCTCGTTCGTGGAGGAATTCCGGCGCGTTTTTCCCGGCTACGAAATCGTGCTGACCACTTTCACTTCCGGGGGGCGGCAAGTCGCCAAGCAGGTCGCCGCCGACCACCACCTCGCTTTGCCTTTCGACCTTTACCCGAGCGTAGCGGCGACGGTGCGTAACCTCAAGCCGGCGCTCGTCCTGCTGGTGGAAGGCGACTATTGGCCTAACCTGTTGTTCGTATTGGCGCGGCGCGGCGTGCCGGTAGGGGTCGTCAACGGCCGCTTCACGGCGCGTAGTTTGGGGGGGTATCGGCGGGCGAGGTGGCTTTTCGGGCCGCTGTTCCGAAATCTCAAGTTCGTGTGCGCCGCGGAGGAGGAGTATCGCGGCCGCTACGAAGCGATGGGCGTGGACGAAGGTAACGTTGCCGTCACCGGCAACCTGAAGTACGATAATTACGAAACGGCGGCGCGCCCCGACGTCGCCGCGTTGATCGCCGAGGCGTTGGGCAATCCGCGGCGGGACGACGTTTTGGTAGCGGCCAGCACGCACGCCGGCGAAGAGGAAATGGTTTCGGACGTCTACCTTCGTTTGCGCGAGGAAAGGGAGAACCTGAAACTGTTCGTAGCGCCGCGCTACCCGGCACGAGCCGGCGAGGTTGCGGCGCTGCTCGCGCGCAAGGGTATTGACGCCGCTCGCAGGACACAGCTACCGGCCGGGGGCCCGGCGGACGCCGTCGTGCTCGATACGCTGGGCGAGCTGGGAGGGTTATATCCATTGGGCGCGGTGGCGATTATAGGCGGGTCGTTCGTTCCGCGCGGCGGCCAAAATATGATGGAGGCGGCGTACCACGGGTGCGTTACGTTGTGGGGGCCGCACGTCGAGAACTTCCCGCTCGAGACCGCGCGGCTCGCGGGGCGGGGCGGCGTCCGGGTCCGGGACGAGGCGGAGCTGATGAAGGCTTTGAAGGATATCTATGCCAACGCGCAGGTGCGCGGCGTGCTCGGCGACGAGGCGGCCGCGGTGGCGCGCGAGATGATGGGTGCGTCGAAGAGGTCGATTGCCGTGATACGGCGTTACCTGGAGGGTTCGCAGTCGTAA
- a CDS encoding ABC transporter ATP-binding protein, which translates to MADDSQPKQPRKPGVARRLFAAAARHWHLLLVGMVASALASSFEASLPIIIGQVIDVLAGKKDQLLFNLLLLGFEKPRLVVVNFLPMWVLVVILLSGAFIFLRSYLISYAGQRVVFNIREKVFNHLVMLPLRFYDLRRSGDIVSRVTNDVNVLQDTANALKDITSALTTLVIVLAVMFARSWKLTLLVLVTFPALGWIINNLGSKSRKAGKRFQTEIGSLTALLSETLQNIKLIKSFRREDFERLRFLRRNWETFKAWMYGVKIESILRPLMEVVSGLGIAGFFWVGCHLVLSGRMTTGTLLGFTGLVVILYQPVKVLGRVTALVQRALAAAGRVYEVIDEPEERRLWRTGDLKRRVDGAVSFDDVSFTYDDETYVLEDVTLHVRPSEVIAVVGPSGAGKTTLVSLIPRFYDFTGGSLTVDGYDIRDYDLDSLRDQISLVPQESILFADTVLNNIRYGKLDAGVDEVRAAARAANADGFIMGFLKGYDSYIGERGVQISGGQRQRLAIARALIKDPRILILDEATSHLDAESEALIREALERLMAGRTTFIVAHRLSTVRRADRIVVLDRGRVVEVGNHHELIRRDGVYTRLLHAQLAGERES; encoded by the coding sequence ATGGCGGACGATTCTCAACCGAAGCAACCTCGCAAGCCGGGCGTCGCTCGCCGGCTGTTCGCGGCCGCGGCGCGGCATTGGCACCTCTTGCTGGTGGGGATGGTCGCTTCCGCGCTGGCCTCTTCTTTCGAGGCCTCGCTGCCCATTATTATCGGCCAGGTCATAGACGTACTGGCGGGTAAAAAAGACCAGTTGTTGTTTAACCTCTTGCTGCTCGGTTTCGAAAAGCCGCGCCTGGTCGTCGTGAACTTCTTGCCGATGTGGGTCCTGGTCGTTATCCTCTTATCGGGCGCGTTCATATTCCTGAGGTCGTACCTTATCTCGTACGCCGGCCAACGCGTCGTCTTCAACATCCGGGAGAAGGTTTTCAACCACCTCGTTATGTTGCCCCTTCGCTTTTACGACCTGCGGCGTTCGGGCGACATCGTCTCGCGCGTCACCAACGACGTCAACGTCCTCCAGGACACGGCGAACGCGCTGAAGGACATCACCTCCGCCTTGACGACGCTCGTCATCGTGCTGGCGGTAATGTTCGCGCGCTCCTGGAAGCTTACGTTGCTGGTTTTGGTAACCTTCCCGGCGCTGGGGTGGATTATCAACAACCTGGGCAGCAAGAGCCGCAAGGCGGGGAAGCGCTTCCAGACCGAGATCGGTTCGTTGACGGCGCTATTGTCCGAGACGCTGCAGAACATCAAATTGATAAAATCCTTCCGGCGTGAGGATTTCGAACGGCTGCGCTTTCTGCGCCGTAACTGGGAGACGTTCAAAGCCTGGATGTACGGCGTTAAAATCGAGTCCATACTCCGGCCGTTGATGGAGGTCGTGAGCGGCCTGGGCATCGCCGGATTCTTCTGGGTCGGTTGCCACCTCGTCCTGTCGGGCCGTATGACCACCGGGACCCTTCTCGGCTTCACCGGCCTGGTCGTCATCCTCTATCAACCGGTGAAGGTGCTCGGCCGGGTGACGGCGCTCGTCCAACGCGCGCTCGCCGCGGCCGGCCGGGTCTACGAAGTGATAGACGAGCCCGAGGAGCGGCGGCTCTGGCGCACCGGCGATTTGAAGCGCCGCGTCGACGGCGCGGTAAGCTTCGACGACGTTTCGTTCACCTACGACGATGAGACGTACGTTCTCGAGGACGTAACGCTCCACGTCCGCCCGAGCGAAGTCATCGCGGTCGTCGGGCCTTCCGGGGCGGGGAAGACGACGCTGGTCAGCCTCATCCCGCGTTTCTACGACTTCACCGGCGGGTCGCTGACGGTAGACGGGTACGACATCCGCGACTACGACCTCGACTCCTTACGCGACCAAATAAGCCTCGTCCCTCAAGAATCGATACTTTTCGCCGATACGGTTTTAAATAATATAAGGTACGGCAAGCTGGACGCCGGGGTCGACGAGGTGCGGGCCGCGGCGCGCGCCGCCAACGCCGACGGCTTCATTATGGGGTTCCTCAAGGGTTACGATTCGTACATCGGCGAGCGGGGCGTTCAGATATCGGGCGGCCAACGGCAGCGCCTCGCCATCGCCCGGGCCCTTATCAAGGACCCCCGCATCCTGATATTGGACGAGGCGACGTCTCACCTCGACGCCGAATCGGAGGCCCTCATCCGCGAGGCGCTGGAGCGGTTGATGGCCGGGCGGACGACCTTCATAGTAGCCCACCGCCTCTCGACGGTGCGCCGCGCCGACCGCATCGTCGTGCTCGACCGGGGACGCGTCGTCGAAGTAGGAAACCACCACGAACTGATAAGGCGAGACGGCGTCTACACCCGTCTCCTGCACGCCCAGCTCGCGGGCGAACGCGAGAGTTAA